The window CTCAGAGGCATTCGGTCGAAAAGCTTTAACGCGCTGTCCATGCGGCCACATTTGGAGTATGCGTCGAGAAGGGAGTTGGCGACGAAGAGGTTGGAGTGGAAGCCGGATTTGAGGAGGCCAGAGTGTAGAGAGGCGGTGAAGCCGAGGTTCTGTTGGGCGGCGGAGAAGCTGAGGTAGCGGACGGAGGCAGCCGAGTCGAAGAAGAGGTTCTTCGAGTGTGAGAGAGGAGAAGGCGATAGGAATGGAGAGATAGAAAGTGACGAGTACATTGGATTTTTGTGGGGAAGCCGATGTCTGCTTTCTGGGGATGAAAGCCAGCAACAAGGTGCTTGTATTAAGTCCTCCAATAGATTGGTGGAAGTATAAGCAGTTGGGCCGGCCCGTGCGCTTATTTCTTTCGTGGTTTGTCCCAAAAGAAACGACAGAACTGATTGATTACAAACATAGAAGAGATGACACGTATTCCACAGAATCAAAAGCAACATTTACTTTTAAGTAAATCAACCAATTAAAAACAATCTGTGCAACATATTCGATCACAAAATATTTCTTCAGCTAGTTTAATCAATAGATAGGCATAACCAAAAACATGAAGTAGAGCAAAGAAGCCACTCAATTGTAATCACTTATCAAACTTGTAGTGCTCGAAAACATCATGCTCCAATGTTCAAAAAGCTATATGCACATACGATACATATATGCTGGTTTTACTATGCAGGATGTTGGGAAGAATCATACTATAATACGTCAATCGGCCCCATCAGTGTAGGCACATCTGGGCTGCTTGCAACTGTGTTCCGGTGTTAGCTGATCCGAAGCAGCTCTCTTAGGTCGGAACTGCATGTGCGCGGCATGAGAAGGAAGAACAGAGGACAGCAGCAAGAAATACTAGAAGAGAAAGAGCTTGCATACCTTCTCTTCTGACTTCTGATAGAAATGCCTCAGAAGGATATTTCTGGCTTCGGTTGATATTACTAGGACAACAAGTGAGTACCATATCAGAAAAACAATATTATCACAGGTTAATATTATGCCTCAATTAGCAGCcacagtaatttaaaaaaaaaccaTTTGGGTATACATGTCAAATATTACTTCATGAAAGGCTAACTAAGTGATACAAGAACTTCACAAGTCTAGTCACCACGAAAGACAACTGGATGTCAAGAAGATAATCTATAAGATCCGAGCATCATGAATTCAATACAACTTGTATCAGAAATGTATATGACCAATACATATTCTATAAAACTAATAAATTATTTGAATCTGAAACGCCAGTTTCTACTAATCATTTCTTTCAGTAGCTTGCTTAGTGTAACATTAGTTCACCCTCATATGCCCTAACCCCCAAAAGATAAAGAGACAGAATAATTTCAAACCCACAACCATATCACTTTGGCTCTCTTTTCCCATCTGTGTCCCATCTCTTGACCACAGCTTTCCCTGAAGATGTAGCCTTTTGTTTTTCCAGCTGGCATTCCGTTAGAGGTATCATTGAGAGCTTGCCATAAGGATCACaccttaaaggaaaaaaaaaacctaaatttcCTCGTAGATTGAATAGCCACTTGCTCTTCTTTGACTCCCTACCCATTTTCTATTTAATAACTCAG of the Musa acuminata AAA Group cultivar baxijiao chromosome BXJ3-2, Cavendish_Baxijiao_AAA, whole genome shotgun sequence genome contains:
- the LOC135631921 gene encoding DET1- and DDB1-associated protein 1-like, which produces MGSLLDDWPSYDPHNFSQLRPADSSAQSSKLTPVTYRPTHNKSLPPPDQVISTEARNILLRHFYQKSEEKFRPKRAASDQLTPEHSCKQPRCAYTDGAD